The following coding sequences are from one Candidatus Tanganyikabacteria bacterium window:
- a CDS encoding DUF350 domain-containing protein, which yields MNAAKLLSRSAALLSGLLVWAGAAGRAWSQDAAAQPAFLNPDTFTGALVGTVVFGLIGTAMAILGFKIFDWVVPFDLEREIAEKNNMSVAIVAGAMVLGISLIVAAAVN from the coding sequence ATGAACGCAGCAAAGCTCCTCAGCCGCTCGGCAGCCCTGCTCTCGGGATTGCTGGTCTGGGCCGGCGCCGCCGGCCGCGCGTGGTCGCAGGATGCGGCCGCTCAGCCGGCGTTCCTGAATCCCGACACGTTCACCGGCGCCCTGGTCGGCACGGTGGTCTTCGGGCTGATCGGCACCGCCATGGCCATCCTGGGCTTCAAGATCTTCGATTGGGTCGTGCCCTTCGACCTCGAACGCGAGATCGCCGAAAAGAACAACATGTCGGTCGCCATCGTGGCCGGCGCGATGGTCCTGGGGATCAGCCTGATCGTCGCGGCCGCCGTGAATTAG
- a CDS encoding GNAT family N-acetyltransferase: MTPIVVSEASDDQRDAFLAHTHVQWGGKRSLAAYRTQVRNLLATPWGRDRYRFYLARSEGGSVVAGCKVYDLDMLAGGRVVPTIGFGAVFAVPEFRGRGHAAAMLRVLMGDRGRAGAVLATLMSDIDPGYYERLGFVRLPSTEALAPVAALPDLRPGARLRPATAADHALIATLSRDLARRHTLSYRRHPDHVAFVLAWREIPDVLILEQHGRPAGFLIGDRAGEGYLIVEGGSRDPADTPAWLGAVAARARKLGATRVCGWLPAGDPAIAACFAWHERTDGIWMAAPLTPEAPDVASLAAGAHCWEFDHF; encoded by the coding sequence TTGACGCCGATCGTCGTCTCGGAGGCGTCGGACGACCAACGGGACGCCTTCCTCGCCCACACCCACGTGCAATGGGGCGGCAAACGCAGCCTCGCGGCCTACCGGACCCAGGTCCGGAACCTGCTCGCGACGCCATGGGGGCGCGACCGCTACCGCTTCTACCTGGCCCGGAGCGAAGGCGGATCGGTCGTGGCGGGCTGCAAGGTCTACGACCTGGACATGCTGGCCGGCGGCCGGGTCGTCCCGACCATCGGCTTCGGCGCGGTCTTCGCGGTTCCGGAGTTTCGCGGCCGGGGCCACGCCGCCGCGATGCTGCGCGTCCTGATGGGCGACCGCGGACGAGCCGGCGCGGTCCTCGCCACGCTGATGTCGGACATCGACCCCGGCTACTACGAACGCCTGGGCTTTGTCCGGTTGCCGAGTACCGAGGCTCTCGCTCCCGTGGCGGCCCTCCCCGACTTGCGTCCCGGGGCGCGCCTGCGCCCCGCCACGGCGGCGGACCACGCCTTGATTGCGACCCTGAGCCGCGACCTGGCACGACGCCACACTCTGTCCTACCGCCGCCATCCGGACCACGTAGCCTTCGTGCTGGCCTGGCGCGAGATTCCCGATGTTTTGATCCTGGAGCAGCACGGCCGGCCGGCCGGCTTCCTGATCGGCGATCGCGCGGGCGAGGGCTACCTGATCGTCGAGGGCGGCAGCCGCGATCCAGCCGATACCCCGGCCTGGCTCGGAGCCGTGGCTGCCCGGGCCAGGAAACTGGGCGCCACCCGCGTGTGCGGCTGGCTACCGGCCGGAGATCCCGCCATCGCCGCTTGTTTCGCCTGGCACGAGCGCACCGACGGCATCTGGATGGCAGCGCCCCTGACCCCGGAGGCGCCGGATGTGGCGAGCCTGGCCGCCGGCGCCCATTGCTGGGAGTTCGACCATTTCTAG